A region from the Bacteroidota bacterium genome encodes:
- a CDS encoding DUF2306 domain-containing protein produces the protein MNWQALWNDGLVISVHALVAIFAMAVGAIQLTAPKGTLRHQWFGYVWVGTMAIVAMTSFWIHEFRWWGPFSIIHVLSLLVLATLVYSINAVRRGNVIAHRNSMVQLYVLALLLTGAFTLVPGRTMHAVLFGG, from the coding sequence ATGAACTGGCAAGCGCTGTGGAATGACGGTCTCGTAATCTCCGTTCATGCGCTCGTCGCTATCTTCGCTATGGCTGTGGGCGCGATCCAGTTGACGGCGCCCAAAGGGACCTTGCGGCACCAGTGGTTCGGCTACGTCTGGGTCGGCACCATGGCCATCGTAGCCATGACCAGTTTCTGGATACATGAGTTCCGATGGTGGGGACCTTTTTCGATCATCCACGTGCTGTCTCTCCTCGTTCTTGCGACGCTGGTCTATTCCATCAACGCTGTGCGTCGTGGCAACGTGATCGCCCACCGGAATTCGATGGTGCAACTCTACGTTCTAGCCCTCTTACTCACCGGTGCCTTCACGCTGGTTCCTGGTCGTACGATGCATGCGGTACTTTTCGGAGGCTAG